The DNA sequence GACGACGGCCTCCACCCCACCGACGTCCGCGCGTTCGAGTCGACCACTGGGGCACACTGAGGCGGTGAAGCCGCTCGACCCACGCCTGCTCAGGCACGCCCGGGCGGCCCGCCGCTACATCGCCCTGACGGCGGTGACAGGGCTCGTCACCGCCGCGGCCGTGGTCGCCCAGGCCGTGCTCGTCGCCCGCGCGGTCTCCCCCGTCGTCGAGGGCCGTGCGGGCTGGGCGCAGGCCGCGCCGCTCGTGGCCGCCCTGGCCGGGGTGCTGGTGCTGCGCGCCGTCGTCCTGGTCGTCCAGGAGTCCCTCGCCCACCGCGCCGCCCGTGACGTCGTCGCCGAGCTCCGCGAGCAGGTGCTCGCCCGGGCGGTGGCGCTCGGCCCGCGGTGGCTCGCCGACGGCAACGGCCCGCGGGTTGTCACCCTCGCCACGCGGGGGCTGGACGACCTCGAGCCCTACTTCGTGCGCTACCTCCCCCAGCTGCTGCTCGCCGCCACGGTCACCCCCGCCACGGTCCTGGTGATCCTCGGCCTGGACCTCACCTCGGCGCTCATCGTCGCCGCGACGATCCCCCTCATCCCGGTGTTCATGTGGCTCATCGGGGTGCTCACCCAGCGTTTCGCCGCGGAGCGGCTCGTCGCGATGCAGCGTCTGGGCGCCCAGCTCCTCGACCTCCTCGCCGGCCTGGCCACCCTCAAGGCCCTCGGCCGGGAGCGCGGACCCGCCGCGCGGGTGCGTGAGCTGGGGCAGGCCTACACCCGCACGACGATGGCCACGCTCAAGGTCGCCTTCCTCTCCGGCGCCGTGCTGGAGTTCCTCGCGTCGATCTCCGTGGCGCTCGTGGCGGTGACGATCGGCATGCGCATGGTCTACGGCGGGCTCGACCTCACCACCGGCCTGACCGTGCTCATGCTCGCGCCCGAGGTGTACCGCCCGCTGCGCGAGGTGGGATCGCACTTCCACGCCTCCGCGGACGGCGTCGCGGCCGCCGAGCAGGCCTTCGCCGTCCTCGAGGAGCGCCCGGCCACGCCCGGCACCGTGCCCGCACCCGACCTCCGCCGCACCGACATCGTCCTCGACGGCGTGAGCGTGGCGGCACCGGGCCGGGCGACGTGGGCGCCGTGGCGGCTGAGCGCGCGCCTGCACCCCGGTCGCGTGGTCGCCCTCGCCGGCCCCTCGGGCGCCGGCAAGACGACGGCCGCGCAGGTGGTCCTCGGTCTCCTTCGGCCGGAGGAGGGGTCGGTGCGCCTGGAGGACGTTCCTGCCGCCGGCCGGACCCGGCCGGCCGGCGCCGAGCCCGCCGACGCCGACGCCGGACCCGCCGGGCTCGACCTCGCCGACGTCGAGCCCGGCTCGTGGTTCGACCAGGTCACCTGGGTGCCGCAACGCCCGGTCATCGTGCCCGGGACCGTGCGGGCGAACGTCCTCGGTGACCGGCCGGTCGACGACGACGCCACGGCCGCCGCGCGCGCCACCGGCCTCGACACCGTCCTGGCCGAGCTCCCCCGCGGGTGGGAGACGCCCCTGGGCCACGGCGGGGTGGGGCTCTCCGTGGGCCAGCGTCAACGTCTCGCCCTGACCGCGGCCCTCCTCGGGAGCGCCCCGCTCGTCGTCCTCGACGAGCCGACCGCCCACCTCGACGCGGCCGCCGAGCAGCAGGTCCTGGACGCCGTGGCGGCCCTGCGCGACCAGGGCCGCACCGTCGTCGTCATCGCCCACCGGGCCGCCCTGCTCGACCTGGCCGACCACGTCGTCACGGTCGCCTCGGCCCCGGCCACCGCCGAGCCTGCCGAGGTGCGGTCATGACCGCGCCCGCCCCACCGGCACCGCCGGCGGTGGCCGAGCGTCCCGGCGCCGGTGTGCTGCCGGCCGACGAGCGCCAGGCGCTGCGCCGGGCCGTCGGCCTGCTGGCCCTGGACCGGGTGCGCCTGCTGTGGGCGGTCCTCGCCGGCAGCGCGGGCCTCGGCAGCGCCGTGGCGCTCACGGCGACCTCCGCCTGGCTCATCGCCCGCGCCTCCCAGATGCCGCCCGTGCTGGAGCTGTCGGTCGCCGCGGTGGCCGTGCGGACCTTCGGCATCTCCCGCGCGGTGCTGCGCTACCTCGAGCGCCTCGCCTCACACCTGGTGGCGCTGCGCGGCATGGCGGCGCTGCGCGAGACCGTCTACCGCCGGCTCGCCGCCGGTCGCACCGACGCCGTCGCCGGCCTGCGCCGCGGGGACCTCCTGGCCCGGACGGGGGCCGACGTCGACGCAGTCGGCGACGTCGTCGTCCGCGCCCTGCTGCCCGCGGTGGTCGCAGCGGTCGTCGGGGTCGGGTCGGTCGTCCTCGTCGCGTGGCTGCACCCGGCCGCGGGCGCCGTGCTGGCCGTCTGCCTGCTCGTCGCGGGCGTCCTCGGGCCGTGGCTGAGCATGCGGTCGGCGCGGCTCGCCGAGCACGCCCAGGTCCTCGCCCGCGGTGAGCTCGCCGCCACGGCGATGACGATGGTCGACGGCGCCGCCGAGCTCACCGTCTCGCGGCGCGTCGCACCGCTCCTGCGCGACCTGGGCCGCACCGAGCGCGAGCTGGCCGCCGCCAAGGACGCCGCCGCGCGGCCGGCCGCGCTCGCCGCGGGCATCGACACCCTCGCCATGGGGGCGGCCGTGCTCGGGGCCCTCGTGCTGGGCATCCCCGCCACCGTGGCGGGCACGCTCCAGCCGGTCGAGCTCGCCGTCGTCGTCCTCACCCCGCTGGCCGCGTTCGAGGGCACCGCCATGCTCGGCCCGGCGGCCGTCCAGCTCGTCCGGTCCGCCGGCTCGGCGGTGCGGGTCATGGCCCTGCTCGACGCCGCCGACCCGGACGGGCCCGAGCCGCCCGCCGGACCGACACCCGCACCCGCACCCGCCGGATCCGCACCCGCAGCCGCACCCGCCGGATCCGCACCCGCAGCCGTCGGGCCGGCCCTCGCGGCACCGGCGCTGACCACCGGCGCCCACCCCGGCGGACCGTGGCTGCGCGCCCGGGGCCTGGCCGTGGGCTGGCCCGGCGGCCCGGTCGTCGCGGCAGGCCTGGACCTGGACCTCGCGCCCTGCCGTGCGCTCGCCGTCGTCGGACCCAGCGGCATCGGCAAGACCACGCTCCTCCTCACCCTGGCCGGGCTGCTGCCGCCGCGGGCCGGCACGGTCACCCTCGACGGGACGGACGTGTGGGGCCGCTCCCGCGAGGAGGTCAGCCGGCAGGTCGTCCTCACGGCCGAGGAGGCGCACGTCTTCGCCACGACCGTCCTGGAGAACCTCCGCGTCGCCCGCGGCGACCTCACCGAGGACGCCGCCGCCGACCTGCTGCGCCGCGCCGGTCTGGGCGAGTGGCTCGCCGGGCTGCCCGCCGGGACGGCCACCGGGCTCGGCACCGACGCCGCCACGATCTCCGGCGGGGAGCGCCGGCGCCTGCTCCTGGCGCGGGCGCTCGCCAGCCCGGCCCGGCTCCTCCTGCTCGACGAGCCCGCGGAGCACCTGGACCCGGCCACCGCCGACCGCCTGGTCACCGACCTCCTGCGTGCCGGGCGGGACGTCGCCGGCCGCGGGGTCCTGCTGGTGACCCATCGGCTCGCCGCCCTCGGCGCCGCGGACGAGGTCGTGGTCCTCGGCCCGGCGGGGGACGCGGGCGAGAGCCCGCCCGCACCGGCTACCGTGCAGGCCAGGGGCTCGCACGCGGAGCTCCTGGC is a window from the Georgenia muralis genome containing:
- the cydD gene encoding thiol reductant ABC exporter subunit CydD encodes the protein MKPLDPRLLRHARAARRYIALTAVTGLVTAAAVVAQAVLVARAVSPVVEGRAGWAQAAPLVAALAGVLVLRAVVLVVQESLAHRAARDVVAELREQVLARAVALGPRWLADGNGPRVVTLATRGLDDLEPYFVRYLPQLLLAATVTPATVLVILGLDLTSALIVAATIPLIPVFMWLIGVLTQRFAAERLVAMQRLGAQLLDLLAGLATLKALGRERGPAARVRELGQAYTRTTMATLKVAFLSGAVLEFLASISVALVAVTIGMRMVYGGLDLTTGLTVLMLAPEVYRPLREVGSHFHASADGVAAAEQAFAVLEERPATPGTVPAPDLRRTDIVLDGVSVAAPGRATWAPWRLSARLHPGRVVALAGPSGAGKTTAAQVVLGLLRPEEGSVRLEDVPAAGRTRPAGAEPADADAGPAGLDLADVEPGSWFDQVTWVPQRPVIVPGTVRANVLGDRPVDDDATAAARATGLDTVLAELPRGWETPLGHGGVGLSVGQRQRLALTAALLGSAPLVVLDEPTAHLDAAAEQQVLDAVAALRDQGRTVVVIAHRAALLDLADHVVTVASAPATAEPAEVRS
- the cydC gene encoding thiol reductant ABC exporter subunit CydC, which produces MTAPAPPAPPAVAERPGAGVLPADERQALRRAVGLLALDRVRLLWAVLAGSAGLGSAVALTATSAWLIARASQMPPVLELSVAAVAVRTFGISRAVLRYLERLASHLVALRGMAALRETVYRRLAAGRTDAVAGLRRGDLLARTGADVDAVGDVVVRALLPAVVAAVVGVGSVVLVAWLHPAAGAVLAVCLLVAGVLGPWLSMRSARLAEHAQVLARGELAATAMTMVDGAAELTVSRRVAPLLRDLGRTERELAAAKDAAARPAALAAGIDTLAMGAAVLGALVLGIPATVAGTLQPVELAVVVLTPLAAFEGTAMLGPAAVQLVRSAGSAVRVMALLDAADPDGPEPPAGPTPAPAPAGSAPAAAPAGSAPAAVGPALAAPALTTGAHPGGPWLRARGLAVGWPGGPVVAAGLDLDLAPCRALAVVGPSGIGKTTLLLTLAGLLPPRAGTVTLDGTDVWGRSREEVSRQVVLTAEEAHVFATTVLENLRVARGDLTEDAAADLLRRAGLGEWLAGLPAGTATGLGTDAATISGGERRRLLLARALASPARLLLLDEPAEHLDPATADRLVTDLLRAGRDVAGRGVLLVTHRLAALGAADEVVVLGPAGDAGESPPAPATVQARGSHAELLATVPAYRWAAEQEERR